One Danio rerio strain Tuebingen ecotype United States chromosome 13, GRCz12tu, whole genome shotgun sequence DNA window includes the following coding sequences:
- the nkx2.3 gene encoding homeobox protein Nkx-2.3, whose translation MMLPSPVTSTPFSVKDILKLEQQTRQLQSLHPASHHAQLHPELQDRFQAPSSCFLGGGDSPGFSDNEEKMSFLNSLSMQDSLVESSLSPPMFVHPALGHVDTKLEDELEDHETKSCGAILRTPECEAEVHSDTERAQRQRTRRKPRVLFSQAQVFELERRFKQQRYLSAPEREHLASTLKLTSTQVKIWFQNRRYKCKRQRQDKTLEMAGHHHPPPPRRVAVPVLVRDGKPCLTGSQSYNTTYAVNPGPYTYNGYSSYNNAAYTNPYSCTYPSLPPLPANTSTNALMSMSLNNLGTYSQPQTSQGTPVSACQGTLQGIRAW comes from the exons ATGATGCTTCCGAGCCCGGTCACATCAACGCCGTTTTCTGTGAAGGATATACTGAAACTGGAGCAGCAAACTCGCCAGCTTCAATCTCTGCACCCCGCGTCGCACCACGCGCAACTGCATCCGGAACTGCAGGATAGATTTCAGGCACCATCGTCGTGTTTTCTCGGAGGTGGAGACAGTCCCGGCTTCTCAGACAACGAGGAGAAGATGTCTTTTCTGAACTCTCTCTCCATGCAGGACAGTTTAGTGGAGAGCAGCCTTTCCCCGCCGATGTTCGTCCACCCGGCCCTGGGACACGTCGACACTAAACTTGAAGATGAACTTGAGGACCACGAAACGA AGAGCTGCGGTGCCATCCTCAGAACCCCGGAGTGTGAGGCTGAGGTGCACTCGGACACGGAGCGCGCGCAGCGGCAGAGGACGCGGCGGAAGCCGCGGGTTCTCTTCAGCCAGGCGCAGGTCTTCGAGCTCGAGCGGCGCTTCAAGCAGCAGCGATATTTATCGGCTCCTGAGAGAGAACATTTGGCGAGTACCCTAAAACTGACATCGACGCAGGTTAAAATTTGGTTCCAGAACCGCAGATACAAATGCAAGCGGCAGCGTCAAGACAAAACACTGGAAATGGCAGGACACCATCACCCACCACCGCCCAGGAGAGTAGCGGTGCCCGTCTTGGTGCGGGATGGAAAACCGTGTTTAACGGGATCACAGAGTTACAACACCACGTACGCGGTTAACCCAGGCCCGTACACATATAACGGGTATTCTTCTTATAACAACGCCGCTTACACAAACCCTTACAGCTGTACATACCCCAGTCTTCCTCCTCTACCTGCGAACACGTCCACTAATGCGCTGATGAGCATGAGTTTGAACAACCTCGGAACTTATTCCCAGCCGCAGACATCGCAAGGAACACCCGTGTCCGCGTGCCAAGGGACTCTGCAGGGTATCCGGGCATGGTAG